From a region of the Acinetobacter larvae genome:
- a CDS encoding siderophore-interacting protein codes for MTTMTDKKPYRVKHELKLRQLTVQSKQQLSPSLMQIILTGEDLADFCSVGFDDHVKLFVPDPETGEYVIPSIGPQGIQFPEDKRPIARDYTPRAFDNIAKTLTLEFAIHEAGPATHWALNSQVGDDVAIAGPRGSMVIPDSYQHHILLGDETALPAIARRLAELPASAHALVLAEVNQLDDQIALHSAAQLDIHWLHRNGADIASADLFEQALQRIVLPQQDYYIWIAAELNVARHLRKRLVNDFAVDKACIKAASYWQKGSANSGQTLPDDDEK; via the coding sequence ATGACCACTATGACAGACAAAAAACCGTATCGCGTAAAACATGAACTGAAATTACGTCAGTTAACCGTACAGTCTAAACAGCAATTGAGCCCATCCCTGATGCAGATCATCTTAACAGGTGAAGATTTGGCTGATTTTTGTAGTGTAGGCTTTGACGATCATGTCAAATTATTTGTTCCCGATCCTGAAACAGGCGAATACGTCATCCCGAGTATTGGTCCACAGGGCATACAGTTCCCAGAAGATAAGCGTCCGATTGCACGCGATTATACCCCACGTGCCTTTGATAACATTGCTAAAACTCTCACCTTAGAATTTGCCATTCATGAAGCTGGACCAGCAACGCATTGGGCATTAAATAGTCAAGTCGGGGATGACGTTGCGATTGCAGGACCGCGGGGTTCCATGGTTATTCCAGACAGTTATCAGCATCATATTTTATTGGGGGATGAAACGGCTCTGCCTGCGATTGCGCGGCGTTTGGCAGAACTACCTGCATCCGCACATGCGCTAGTATTGGCTGAGGTGAATCAATTAGACGATCAAATTGCTCTGCATAGTGCTGCGCAACTGGACATTCATTGGCTACACCGTAATGGCGCAGACATTGCCAGTGCAGATTTATTTGAGCAAGCATTGCAGCGTATTGTTTTACCCCAACAAGATTATTATATTTGGATTGCTGCCGAGTTAAATGTTGCTCGCCATTTAAGAAAACGTTTGGTGAATGATTTCGCGGTAGATAAAGCCTGTATTAAAGCGGCGTCTTACTGGCAAAAGGGCAGTGCCAATAGTGGGCAGACTTTGCCTGATGACGACGAAAAATAA
- a CDS encoding MFS transporter, whose amino-acid sequence MRSSNIYTPTIILMAVAAGICSGSNYFSQPLVHSIAIALQQDETTVAWVPALAQIAYACGLLLLMPLGDILEKRRLLFILMLLAAFGLIMSGFATKVSWLIVGTLITGVFSISAQLLLPLAASLAPVQHSGRVVGFLISALMVGILLARSLAGIMSSLLDWHIIYLISGSILLGIAVLLYKNIPQYPATRTESYFKTIASLPKIFKQNKRLRLRTSIGFLIFACMSMAFTTMSMLLAPAPYLMSDYQIGLFGLTGIIGTIIANFAGEFIDMGHMHVISIFCAVTLILSWICFGLLDYSFVFYIVATILLYSSLSAIHVTNQSIVFKLNQALKSRFNALYMTGYFTGGAVGTTAGSYAWHHFGWLGVCISGLSLASLSLIFCILDRKAAAADSGNIRLNTSSNERGT is encoded by the coding sequence ATGAGATCTTCAAATATTTACACACCAACCATTATCTTAATGGCTGTTGCAGCAGGTATTTGTTCCGGGAGTAATTATTTTAGTCAACCACTGGTGCATTCCATCGCCATTGCCTTGCAGCAAGATGAAACGACTGTTGCTTGGGTACCCGCACTTGCACAGATTGCTTATGCCTGTGGCTTATTATTACTCATGCCTTTGGGAGATATTTTAGAAAAGCGTCGTTTATTGTTTATCTTAATGCTCTTGGCAGCATTCGGGCTGATAATGAGTGGTTTTGCCACGAAAGTATCATGGTTAATTGTTGGCACTTTAATTACAGGCGTTTTTTCTATTTCCGCACAATTGTTATTACCTCTGGCGGCAAGCCTTGCTCCGGTACAACATAGTGGGCGTGTGGTCGGATTTCTGATTAGTGCGCTGATGGTGGGTATTTTATTAGCACGATCTCTAGCCGGGATTATGTCAAGTTTATTGGATTGGCATATTATTTATCTGATCAGCGGCAGTATTTTATTGGGCATCGCCGTGTTGCTATATAAAAATATTCCTCAATACCCAGCCACACGCACAGAAAGTTATTTTAAAACCATTGCATCGCTGCCAAAGATATTTAAACAAAATAAAAGACTCCGTTTAAGAACAAGTATTGGCTTTCTCATTTTTGCTTGTATGAGCATGGCTTTTACCACCATGTCGATGTTATTGGCACCCGCACCTTATCTGATGAGCGATTATCAAATTGGTTTATTTGGTTTGACTGGTATTATTGGTACGATCATTGCCAATTTTGCAGGAGAGTTTATTGACATGGGCCATATGCATGTTATCTCAATTTTCTGTGCAGTTACTTTAATCTTAAGTTGGATTTGTTTTGGTTTATTAGACTATAGCTTTGTATTTTATATTGTCGCGACAATCTTATTATATTCTTCTTTATCTGCCATTCATGTCACCAATCAAAGCATTGTCTTTAAATTAAACCAAGCATTGAAATCACGCTTTAATGCATTGTATATGACCGGTTATTTTACTGGTGGTGCAGTCGGTACAACGGCTGGAAGTTATGCATGGCATCATTTTGGTTGGCTTGGTGTTTGCATTAGCGGTTTGAGTCTCGCCAGTTTGAGCTTAATATTTTGTATACTGGACCGTAAAGCAGCAGCAGCTGATAGCGGTAATATACGCTTAAATACCTCATCCAATGAACGAGGCACTTAA
- a CDS encoding PadR family transcriptional regulator: MQAKKIKRQRGFGHGGLRLIVLHLLQQQAQHGYQLMKTIDELTQGSYRPSPGVLYPLLTELQERNWIDSAPSADGRKQCYQLTARGQQAYQDQELHIQEVLQWVHHRAQYPKHLSQALEGFRYDLHDVLQEKTLNMQQADQVIAILNNALQQIKNLED; this comes from the coding sequence ATGCAAGCTAAAAAAATCAAGCGGCAACGCGGTTTTGGGCATGGTGGCTTACGTTTAATCGTATTGCACCTCTTACAGCAACAAGCCCAACATGGTTATCAACTGATGAAAACCATTGATGAGCTGACCCAAGGCAGTTATCGCCCTAGCCCCGGCGTACTTTATCCCTTATTAACTGAATTACAAGAACGTAATTGGATTGACTCAGCGCCGTCTGCTGATGGACGTAAGCAGTGTTATCAACTGACTGCGCGTGGTCAACAAGCCTACCAAGATCAGGAGTTACATATTCAGGAAGTGTTGCAATGGGTGCATCATCGCGCGCAATACCCTAAGCACTTATCACAGGCATTAGAAGGTTTTCGGTATGACTTACATGATGTATTACAGGAAAAGACCTTAAATATGCAACAAGCAGATCAAGTGATTGCAATTCTCAACAATGCTTTACAACAGATTAAAAACTTAGAAGATTAG